A genomic window from Archaeoglobus profundus DSM 5631 includes:
- the cyoE gene encoding heme o synthase has product MRQFIEVIKPKQTALLMITCVVAYLVSLRSLSIDIVHFLKAMISTFLAVAGTTALNMWLDRDIDALMCRTRNRPVPSGKLSPKTCMIYGSTLFISGFLIGLTVNVVLAIVLLLGLIFDIVIYTILLKRKSPYSIVLGGFAGAMPALAGWCAVREVDILGGLLLATIVLLWIPAHIWYITMHYEDDYRKANIPMYPLVVGMEKASWAIVFCTALMLIVVALLYIVADLSLLYLVLSTLVVSYFLYKAVRFAKAPDRVKARKMYKLASVTLGIVYISMLFGIFG; this is encoded by the coding sequence GTGAGGCAGTTCATAGAGGTCATAAAACCTAAGCAAACCGCTTTACTGATGATTACTTGCGTTGTAGCTTATCTAGTATCCCTCAGGAGCTTGAGTATAGATATAGTTCACTTTCTAAAAGCTATGATATCGACCTTTCTAGCCGTAGCCGGAACAACCGCTCTGAACATGTGGCTCGATAGAGATATAGATGCTTTGATGTGCAGAACTAGAAACAGACCTGTACCCTCTGGAAAGTTAAGCCCTAAAACATGTATGATCTATGGATCTACCCTATTCATCTCTGGTTTTTTGATAGGATTAACCGTTAACGTCGTGCTTGCAATCGTGCTGCTCTTGGGATTGATATTTGACATTGTGATATATACTATTCTTCTGAAGCGCAAAAGTCCATATTCGATAGTCCTAGGCGGATTCGCTGGAGCTATGCCCGCTCTAGCAGGTTGGTGTGCAGTTAGAGAAGTGGACATCTTAGGTGGTCTACTCTTGGCCACCATAGTCTTACTATGGATTCCCGCACACATCTGGTACATCACCATGCATTACGAGGACGATTACAGAAAGGCAAACATACCGATGTATCCTCTCGTTGTGGGAATGGAGAAGGCATCTTGGGCGATAGTCTTCTGTACAGCATTAATGTTGATTGTAGTCGCCCTCCTATACATAGTAGCGGATTTAAGTCTCCTTTACCTAGTATTATCAACTCTCGTCGTATCTTACTTCCTGTACAAAGCTGTAAGATTCGCAAAGGCGCCGGATAGGGTTAAAGCCAGAAAGATGTACAAGCTTGCGAGCGTGACCTTAGGAATTGTCTACATCTCCATGCTTTTCGGAATCTTTGGCTGA
- a CDS encoding CGGC domain-containing protein, with the protein MVKALIICCEKIRDRVCIGCERCLTAARERLGNFEKFDKVDIVGILGCGGCPGFVIPRLKLYKKWIEGFDDFDVVFIGNCIKAATSMGGCPMNLDKLVETVKNFTNKEVIVGTHPW; encoded by the coding sequence ATGGTGAAAGCTTTGATAATATGTTGCGAAAAGATTAGAGATAGAGTTTGTATAGGCTGTGAGAGATGTCTTACTGCGGCAAGAGAGAGGCTTGGAAACTTTGAAAAGTTCGATAAGGTGGATATTGTAGGAATATTGGGATGTGGTGGTTGTCCGGGATTTGTTATTCCGAGATTGAAGCTTTACAAGAAGTGGATTGAAGGGTTCGACGACTTTGATGTGGTATTTATAGGAAACTGCATAAAGGCTGCTACGAGTATGGGCGGCTGCCCGATGAATCTGGATAAGCTTGTAGAGACTGTAAAGAACTTCACAAATAAGGAGGTAATAGTCGGCACTCATCCATGGTAA
- the rpsB gene encoding 30S ribosomal protein S2 yields MQGVVEYEYLIPPDEYLAAGVHIGTQIRTGDMKKFIYKVRPDGLYVLDIKKLDERIRIAGKFLARFEPSKILAVSARQYGQKPVMMFARAVGCDYVIGRFIPGTLTNPMLKEYREPDVVIVTDPAIDKQAVEEATRVGIPVVALCDTNNSTANVDLVIPTNNKGRKALALVYWLLAREVLRNRGVEEFPYAVSDFEAEL; encoded by the coding sequence ATGCAAGGGGTAGTCGAGTACGAATATCTCATTCCTCCGGATGAGTACCTAGCCGCTGGCGTTCACATAGGCACTCAGATAAGAACAGGCGACATGAAGAAGTTCATATACAAGGTAAGACCTGACGGACTTTACGTCTTAGACATTAAGAAGCTTGATGAGAGAATAAGAATTGCAGGAAAGTTCTTGGCAAGATTCGAGCCTTCAAAAATCCTTGCAGTCTCAGCAAGGCAGTACGGCCAAAAGCCAGTGATGATGTTCGCCAGAGCTGTTGGATGCGATTATGTCATTGGAAGGTTCATACCGGGAACGCTCACGAATCCAATGCTTAAGGAGTACAGAGAGCCAGATGTAGTAATAGTCACCGATCCGGCCATAGATAAACAGGCAGTTGAAGAGGCGACTAGAGTGGGAATCCCAGTGGTAGCTCTGTGCGATACGAACAACTCGACTGCAAATGTGGACTTGGTAATTCCTACAAACAACAAGGGTAGAAAGGCATTGGCACTTGTATACTGGTTGCTTGCAAGAGAAGTACTTAGAAACAGGGGAGTTGAGGAGTTCCCCTACGCTGTAAGCGACTTTGAAGCAGAACTATAA
- a CDS encoding DUF555 domain-containing protein — translation MPDYLVVLQGAWIVRNVKTVKDAMNIAVAEAGKRLHPDLDFVEIDVGVTQCPKCGENLKSVFLVANTALVGLIFEMKVFNAQSKEHAIRIAKAELGKRLQRVPLEVVDVVELE, via the coding sequence ATGCCGGACTACTTGGTAGTTTTACAGGGCGCTTGGATAGTTAGGAATGTCAAGACAGTAAAAGATGCAATGAACATAGCCGTCGCTGAAGCTGGTAAGAGGTTACACCCCGATTTAGATTTCGTAGAGATTGATGTTGGTGTGACTCAGTGTCCAAAGTGCGGTGAAAACCTAAAAAGCGTTTTTTTAGTTGCCAACACAGCTTTAGTTGGCTTAATATTTGAGATGAAGGTTTTCAACGCTCAAAGCAAGGAGCATGCAATTAGGATAGCTAAGGCGGAGCTTGGAAAGCGATTGCAGAGAGTTCCACTCGAAGTGGTTGATGTTGTTGAGTTGGAATGA
- a CDS encoding GTPase has translation MKEIESSDGVLEVVDARCPNELRCIKLEDKIEELGKPFWIIINKVDLVPKEFADRCKKFLKRESNAVDVIHVSSKKFYGFWILRRSLKNYFKDTDKKVKLVLIGYPNVGKSSLINMLAQYTAASTAPVPGHTKGKQWIRISGKIVLSDTPGIIPREYASKDWAKILFPRDVEESALILLEKIEKAEGSNFKELYGFDPKADEDTLVKIAQRFGYLKKGGEPDTHRASQKILSDWNSCRLTAWWL, from the coding sequence TTGAAGGAAATTGAAAGTTCAGACGGAGTTTTGGAAGTTGTAGATGCCAGATGTCCGAATGAGCTGAGATGTATCAAGCTTGAAGATAAAATAGAAGAGCTGGGAAAACCATTTTGGATAATAATAAACAAGGTTGATCTGGTTCCGAAAGAGTTCGCAGATAGATGCAAGAAATTTTTGAAACGGGAAAGTAATGCCGTTGATGTTATTCACGTTTCAAGTAAGAAGTTCTACGGTTTTTGGATACTAAGGAGAAGCTTGAAAAACTACTTTAAAGACACAGATAAAAAGGTTAAACTAGTGTTGATAGGTTATCCAAATGTGGGAAAATCGAGCCTGATAAACATGCTCGCGCAGTATACGGCAGCGTCGACAGCTCCAGTTCCCGGTCACACGAAAGGTAAGCAGTGGATTAGAATCAGTGGGAAAATCGTTCTCTCCGACACACCGGGAATAATTCCAAGGGAGTATGCCAGCAAGGACTGGGCTAAGATACTCTTCCCACGAGATGTTGAGGAATCGGCTCTTATTCTCCTTGAAAAGATCGAAAAAGCTGAAGGTTCGAACTTTAAGGAACTCTACGGCTTTGATCCCAAGGCCGATGAAGATACACTTGTTAAGATCGCTCAGAGGTTTGGATATCTTAAAAAGGGAGGAGAACCAGATACTCATAGAGCCAGTCAGAAGATTCTAAGCGATTGGAATAGTTGTAGGTTAACAGCATGGTGGTTGTGA
- a CDS encoding bifunctional DNA primase/polymerase: MSGFNEDIKNEYLSLLEKYDQLGWKFIPLEGKRPFWKGWDDPEKWYSGEYSNEETINEIVTSRFKFNVGIVTGSLSKILRIDVDQPKILGWNPEPAIKKGGLAHTTSRGVALVVRSENPEVLAFSKKLVKRKEEIDQSLLFYPEDAGKETVTILEILGDGRQFVAPPSIHPDKRTRYEWLTPLPNSPDQILTINSIEELYSLLLECCANKELINELFEDYFKEKSRADTGEEGKKADDLLEKWLEILLKHLDVADDKGNYISIHCPFHPPDEKPSFAIYRNTYLAVDFHYRVNFNENFISILLDECWEI; encoded by the coding sequence GTGAGCGGGTTTAATGAAGATATAAAAAATGAATATTTAAGTCTTTTGGAAAAATACGATCAACTCGGCTGGAAATTCATTCCTCTCGAAGGCAAAAGACCGTTTTGGAAAGGATGGGATGATCCTGAAAAATGGTATTCTGGAGAATATTCAAACGAAGAAACGATCAACGAGATCGTAACCTCTCGATTCAAGTTCAATGTTGGCATTGTTACAGGATCATTAAGTAAAATCTTGAGAATTGACGTTGACCAACCGAAAATTCTTGGATGGAATCCTGAACCAGCTATCAAAAAAGGAGGGTTGGCTCACACCACTTCCAGAGGGGTTGCGTTAGTAGTCAGATCGGAAAACCCTGAAGTTTTAGCGTTCTCGAAGAAGTTAGTTAAGCGAAAGGAGGAAATCGACCAAAGTCTCCTCTTTTACCCCGAAGATGCTGGAAAAGAGACAGTCACTATTCTCGAAATATTGGGAGACGGAAGGCAGTTTGTAGCGCCACCTTCAATTCATCCCGACAAGCGCACACGATACGAGTGGCTCACTCCGCTTCCAAATTCACCCGATCAAATTTTGACAATCAATTCAATCGAAGAACTTTATTCTCTCCTCTTAGAGTGCTGTGCAAACAAGGAACTCATAAACGAGTTGTTTGAAGATTACTTTAAGGAGAAGTCGAGAGCAGATACAGGAGAGGAAGGGAAGAAAGCTGACGACCTCCTTGAGAAGTGGTTAGAGATACTCCTCAAACACCTTGATGTTGCTGATGATAAAGGTAATTACATCTCTATCCATTGCCCATTCCATCCTCCAGACGAAAAGCCGAGTTTTGCAATATACAGGAATACATACCTTGCCGTTGACTTTCACTATCGTGTCAACTTCAACGAGAACTTCATCTCCATACTTCTCGATGAATGCTGGGAGATATAG
- a CDS encoding ribbon-helix-helix domain-containing protein — protein sequence MVGIRTKWDKVQLSVTIYPEHARIIEKILRKEYSKPIAHKNASEVIRKAIEYYADYLGVRLNDN from the coding sequence ATGGTAGGTATCCGAACAAAGTGGGATAAGGTGCAACTAAGTGTCACAATTTACCCAGAACATGCTCGAATAATTGAGAAAATCCTGAGAAAGGAGTATTCAAAACCAATTGCTCACAAAAACGCTTCTGAAGTGATTAGGAAGGCTATCGAGTATTATGCAGATTATTTGGGTGTCAGGCTCAACGATAATTGA
- a CDS encoding ArsR family transcriptional regulator → MDREIVGKIVEALMDGPMDWKMLKEKTKLADGTLAKYLKKMIEEGIIEEEIYMKDRRKKIYRLVPCEKTFEISIQKFIAKTFLLRIQLDFEEGKNLEVIEKRFGKGMLIFLFSGEKGVEVSKMVVDHFQEFMQSVDEEIIERYKKEFEDIWNQAKEYIVDMIKKYAGIDIHQFDPKKYRIEFDIKFMRGESAD, encoded by the coding sequence ATGGATCGAGAAATTGTTGGCAAGATTGTAGAAGCTTTAATGGATGGTCCTATGGATTGGAAAATGCTTAAGGAAAAAACAAAATTAGCAGACGGAACATTAGCCAAATATTTGAAGAAGATGATTGAGGAAGGGATTATTGAAGAGGAAATATATATGAAAGACAGAAGAAAGAAGATTTATAGATTAGTGCCTTGTGAAAAGACTTTTGAAATATCTATTCAAAAATTTATTGCGAAGACCTTCTTATTACGTATTCAGCTTGATTTTGAAGAGGGGAAGAATTTAGAAGTTATTGAAAAACGATTTGGGAAGGGTATGCTAATCTTTTTGTTTAGTGGTGAAAAGGGGGTTGAAGTTAGTAAAATGGTGGTTGATCATTTTCAAGAATTCATGCAGAGTGTAGATGAGGAAATTATTGAGAGATACAAGAAAGAATTTGAGGACATTTGGAACCAGGCAAAAGAATACATTGTAGATATGATTAAAAAGTATGCTGGTATTGACATACATCAATTCGATCCTAAGAAATATAGAATTGAATTTGATATTAAATTTATGAGAGGCGAAAGTGCAGACTGA
- a CDS encoding helix-hairpin-helix domain-containing protein has translation MKVAILDGYVDEPSCLGVPPYIAPYPRYIYGILKNFGVNSKYFTIDQIRGREFDLEKFDLVIVIAGIAVPGKYLGGNPLSLKDLKNLASLNVEKILVGPITLEIDDKDRRYLEEFYEIVDYPFERKLLELLARRFKKNVKVASGRDFINRFAILGAEVVKQHPDFPYVICEIETYKGCYWGRCSFCIERFHKLEMRSPEGVIAEIKALYDNGVRYFRLGNQTDFFTYMADFRYDIPKPNPEFMKGFHKAIWENCPRIKTLHLDNVNPKTIAVHPEESREAIKTIITYQTPGNVGAMGLESADERVVGENNLCATPEEVKFAIRLVNEYRSVGYNGLPCFLPGINFVIGLKGETKRTFEKNYEFLKELLEEDLWVRRINIRQVKIFKGTPMEKVGYRNVVKHKKYFKVFKEKVRKEIDREMLKRIVPIGRKLADLRCELKKGRITFARQIATYPLLVGIVGEYERNTIIDARVVDYGQRSITAVPILNPNTAKLYQLEAVPGIGKALAGKIIANRPYSSLDELRDVLGDVFDRVKHFFEI, from the coding sequence ATTGAAGAACTTTGGAGTCAATTCAAAATACTTTACGATAGATCAGATCAGAGGAAGGGAGTTTGACCTTGAGAAGTTCGATTTGGTAATTGTCATAGCAGGAATAGCAGTTCCGGGCAAGTATCTTGGTGGAAATCCTCTTTCCCTTAAGGATCTAAAAAACTTAGCGAGTTTGAATGTTGAGAAGATACTTGTTGGTCCTATAACGCTAGAAATAGATGACAAGGATAGGAGATACTTGGAGGAGTTTTACGAGATAGTGGACTATCCGTTTGAGCGAAAATTGCTGGAACTACTAGCTAGGAGGTTTAAGAAGAATGTGAAGGTTGCTAGTGGAAGGGACTTCATAAACAGATTCGCCATACTGGGTGCGGAAGTAGTTAAACAGCATCCCGATTTCCCTTACGTGATTTGTGAAATTGAGACTTACAAGGGTTGTTATTGGGGGAGATGTTCATTCTGCATAGAGAGGTTCCATAAGCTTGAAATGAGAAGTCCTGAGGGTGTTATAGCTGAGATAAAGGCTCTCTACGACAACGGCGTTAGATACTTCAGACTGGGAAATCAGACTGATTTCTTCACATACATGGCGGATTTCAGGTACGACATACCTAAACCCAATCCAGAATTCATGAAAGGTTTTCACAAGGCCATATGGGAAAATTGTCCACGCATAAAGACTTTACACCTCGATAATGTTAATCCAAAGACGATAGCAGTTCATCCCGAGGAAAGCAGAGAAGCTATCAAAACGATCATAACGTACCAGACACCGGGAAATGTGGGGGCTATGGGATTGGAAAGTGCGGATGAAAGGGTTGTTGGGGAAAACAACTTGTGTGCAACTCCGGAAGAGGTTAAATTTGCCATAAGACTTGTGAACGAGTATAGAAGTGTGGGGTATAACGGTTTACCCTGCTTTCTGCCAGGAATAAACTTCGTCATAGGTTTAAAGGGAGAGACAAAGAGAACTTTCGAAAAAAACTACGAGTTCCTTAAGGAGCTTCTCGAGGAGGATCTTTGGGTTAGGAGGATAAACATAAGGCAGGTTAAGATTTTCAAAGGAACTCCAATGGAGAAGGTAGGTTACAGGAACGTTGTGAAGCATAAGAAGTATTTCAAGGTGTTTAAGGAAAAAGTTAGGAAGGAGATAGATCGGGAGATGCTTAAGAGGATAGTTCCAATAGGTAGAAAGTTGGCAGATCTTAGATGCGAGCTCAAAAAAGGAAGGATTACTTTTGCAAGGCAGATCGCGACATATCCTCTCCTTGTTGGGATTGTTGGAGAATACGAAAGAAACACGATTATTGATGCAAGAGTTGTCGATTACGGTCAGAGGTCTATTACAGCCGTTCCCATTCTAAATCCAAACACAGCTAAACTTTATCAGCTTGAAGCCGTACCGGGTATAGGCAAAGCTCTAGCTGGAAAGATTATTGCGAATAGACCCTACAGTAGTTTGGATGAATTGAGAGATGTTTTGGGTGATGTTTTTGATAGGGTAAAGCACTTCTTCGAAATTTGA